In Desulfuromonas acetexigens, the following proteins share a genomic window:
- a CDS encoding phenylacetate--CoA ligase family protein, with protein MSSIENKQRVAPVERIWDPTNECMSREELDKLQFARLQETLRRVWERVPCYQAKFRELGLVPEDIRSLADLARLPFTTKEDLRLNYPYGMFAVPLREVVRIHSSSGTTGKPTVVGYSRNDLDNWSELAARFMTAAGVTQDDIVHIAFGYGLFTGAFGLHYGAERIGASVIPMSSGNTDKQLMIMQDYRSSALVCTPSYALTMAERMDKLGIDRSQLSLRVGLFGAEPWSEEMRREIENRLGVIATDNYGLSEVMGPGVAGECQERCGMHVFEDHFLPEIIDPDSGEVLPPGSVGELVLTSLTKEAFPVIRYRTRDITCLDYAPCACGRTLVRMRKTMGRSDDMLIIKGVNVFPTQIEEVLFQVEGCEPHYQLVVDRVGNVDTLEVQVEVCESIFFDEMKKQRAFVEMLEKRLFSTLGVGAKVKLVEPSSITRHEGKAKRVLDKRQL; from the coding sequence ATGTCTAGTATCGAAAATAAGCAGCGTGTAGCCCCGGTCGAACGTATCTGGGATCCGACCAACGAATGCATGTCGCGGGAGGAACTGGATAAGCTTCAGTTTGCCCGTCTGCAAGAGACTCTGCGTCGGGTCTGGGAACGGGTTCCCTGTTATCAGGCGAAATTTCGTGAACTCGGCCTGGTCCCCGAAGATATCCGCAGTCTCGCCGATCTCGCCCGACTGCCTTTCACCACCAAGGAAGACCTGCGGCTGAACTATCCTTACGGCATGTTCGCCGTGCCGTTGCGCGAAGTGGTGCGGATTCATTCCTCTTCCGGGACCACCGGCAAGCCGACGGTGGTCGGCTATTCCCGCAACGATCTCGATAACTGGTCGGAACTGGCAGCCCGCTTCATGACCGCCGCCGGTGTCACCCAGGACGACATCGTCCATATCGCCTTTGGCTACGGCCTCTTCACTGGCGCCTTCGGCCTGCACTACGGCGCCGAACGCATTGGCGCCTCGGTCATCCCCATGTCCAGCGGCAATACCGACAAGCAGCTGATGATCATGCAGGATTACCGCTCCAGCGCCCTCGTCTGCACGCCCTCCTACGCCCTGACCATGGCCGAGCGCATGGACAAACTCGGCATCGACCGTTCGCAGCTCTCGTTGCGGGTCGGACTCTTCGGCGCCGAGCCCTGGAGCGAGGAGATGCGCCGCGAGATCGAAAATCGCCTTGGCGTCATCGCCACCGACAACTACGGCCTCTCCGAGGTCATGGGGCCGGGCGTCGCCGGCGAGTGTCAAGAGCGCTGCGGCATGCACGTCTTCGAGGATCACTTCCTGCCCGAGATCATCGATCCGGACAGCGGCGAGGTGCTCCCCCCCGGCTCCGTCGGCGAACTGGTGCTGACCAGCCTCACCAAGGAGGCCTTCCCGGTCATCCGCTACCGCACCCGCGACATCACCTGCCTCGATTACGCCCCCTGCGCCTGCGGCCGCACCCTGGTCCGCATGCGCAAGACGATGGGCCGTAGCGACGATATGCTGATTATCAAAGGCGTCAACGTCTTCCCGACCCAGATCGAAGAGGTGCTCTTCCAGGTTGAAGGCTGCGAGCCCCATTATCAGCTGGTCGTCGACCGGGTCGGCAATGTCGATACCCTGGAAGTGCAGGTCGAAGTCTGCGAGAGCATCTTCTTCGATGAAATGAAGAAACAGCGGGCCTTCGTCGAAATGCTGGAGAAGCGCCTGTTCTCCACGCTCGGGGTCGGCGCCAAGGTCAAGCTGGTCGAGCCGTCGTCCATCACTCGCCACGAGGGGAAGGCCAAACGGGTCCTCGACAAACGTCAGCTCTGA
- a CDS encoding ACT domain-containing protein gives MKVEQISIFIENKSGRLAEVTRVLGEAGVNIRALSLADTSDFGILRLIVNKTDEAKAVLKSKGFTVNKTDVVAVEVPDRPLGLNSILEILDQGKVNVEYMYAFVERCGENAVIIFRFDNTDDAIQVLTQGGITILTGERIYNM, from the coding sequence ATGAAGGTCGAACAGATTTCCATTTTTATAGAAAACAAATCGGGACGGCTGGCGGAAGTCACCCGGGTGCTGGGCGAGGCGGGTGTCAATATCCGCGCCCTGTCCCTAGCGGATACTTCGGATTTCGGTATCTTGCGGCTCATCGTTAATAAAACGGATGAAGCCAAGGCGGTGCTGAAAAGCAAAGGTTTCACTGTCAACAAAACCGACGTGGTGGCGGTGGAAGTTCCCGACCGCCCCTTGGGTCTGAACAGCATTCTTGAGATTCTCGACCAGGGTAAGGTGAATGTGGAATACATGTATGCCTTCGTCGAGCGCTGCGGGGAGAATGCCGTGATCATTTTCCGCTTCGACAACACCGATGATGCTATTCAGGTCTTGACCCAGGGCGGCATTACGATTCTCACAGGTGAACGCATCTACAATATGTAG
- a CDS encoding phenylacetate--CoA ligase family protein codes for MIWNDEFETLPREVIESLQVKRLRQTLQRVNATVPFYREQFRKAGVTPEQIKSLDDLRRLPFTLKQDMRDNYPYGLFAVPLEQIVRIHASSGTTGKPTVVGYTRRDIDTWSELMARSFVAAGAHKGDVIHNAYGYGLFTGGLGAHYGAERLGASVIPMSGGNTKKQLMIMQDFGSTVLTCTPSYSLYLAEVAAEEGIDFKSLKLKVGIFGAEPWSEEIRNEIEAKLNIKAIDIYGLSEILGPGVAIECIEAQKGLHIWEDHFIPEIINPDTGEVLPHGERGELVITTITKEGIPMIRYRTRDITRIIPEPCICGRTHVRLERMSGRSDDMLIIRGVNVFPSQIESVLITIEGVEPHYQLIVDREENLDTLEVQVEVNEQSFSDEIKVLQGLSTRIQKEIKEMLGVTCKVRLVEPKSIARSEGKAKRVIDKRKEQ; via the coding sequence ATGATCTGGAACGATGAATTTGAAACCCTTCCCCGGGAAGTCATCGAGTCGCTGCAAGTCAAGCGTCTGCGCCAGACTTTGCAGCGGGTCAACGCTACGGTCCCTTTTTATCGTGAGCAGTTCCGCAAGGCCGGGGTGACGCCGGAGCAGATCAAAAGCCTCGACGATCTGCGCCGTCTGCCGTTTACCCTCAAGCAAGACATGCGCGACAACTACCCCTACGGCCTCTTCGCCGTACCGCTGGAGCAGATCGTGCGCATCCACGCCTCCTCCGGCACCACCGGCAAACCGACGGTGGTCGGCTACACCCGGCGCGACATCGACACCTGGTCCGAGCTCATGGCCCGTTCCTTCGTCGCTGCCGGCGCCCACAAGGGAGACGTCATCCATAACGCTTACGGCTACGGGCTCTTCACCGGCGGTCTCGGCGCCCATTACGGCGCGGAGCGTCTCGGCGCCTCGGTCATTCCCATGTCCGGCGGCAACACCAAGAAACAGCTGATGATCATGCAGGATTTCGGCTCGACGGTGCTGACCTGCACCCCTTCATACAGCCTCTATCTGGCCGAAGTGGCGGCCGAGGAGGGGATCGATTTCAAATCCCTGAAACTGAAAGTCGGGATTTTCGGCGCCGAACCCTGGAGCGAGGAGATCCGCAACGAAATCGAGGCCAAACTCAATATCAAGGCGATCGATATCTACGGACTCTCGGAAATCCTCGGCCCCGGCGTCGCCATCGAGTGCATCGAGGCGCAGAAAGGGCTGCATATCTGGGAGGATCATTTCATCCCCGAGATCATCAACCCCGATACCGGCGAGGTGCTTCCCCATGGCGAACGGGGGGAACTGGTGATTACCACCATCACCAAAGAGGGGATTCCCATGATCCGCTATCGCACCCGCGACATCACCCGGATCATCCCCGAGCCCTGTATCTGCGGCCGCACCCATGTGCGTCTCGAACGGATGAGCGGGCGTAGCGACGACATGCTCATCATCCGCGGGGTCAATGTTTTCCCGTCCCAGATCGAGAGCGTGCTGATCACCATCGAAGGGGTCGAACCCCATTACCAGCTCATCGTCGACCGGGAAGAAAATCTCGATACCCTGGAAGTGCAGGTCGAGGTCAACGAACAATCCTTTTCCGATGAAATCAAGGTTTTGCAAGGCCTTTCCACGCGCATTCAGAAGGAGATCAAGGAAATGCTAGGCGTCACCTGCAAGGTGCGCCTGGTGGAGCCGAAGAGCATCGCCCGCAGCGAGGGCAAGGCCAAACGGGTGATCGACAAGCGCAAGGAACAGTGA
- a CDS encoding indolepyruvate oxidoreductase subunit beta gives MSPDVKNILLAGVGGQGTLLASEILSETLMLAGFDVKKSEVHGMSQRGGSVTSHVRYGKKVYSPLIPDGQVDVLFGFELLETYRYLSTLRPGGAVVVNDLKIMPSTVAMGTETYPEDIPGKIRAICPEAKIVDGLDLALKAGNIRTVNTVLLGALSQRMEIAEELWLAGLRKMVPERFLQENLAAFQLGRQA, from the coding sequence ATGAGTCCTGATGTGAAAAATATCCTGTTGGCTGGGGTTGGCGGCCAGGGCACCCTGCTGGCGAGCGAGATCCTTTCCGAAACCCTGATGCTCGCCGGCTTCGATGTGAAAAAAAGCGAAGTTCACGGCATGTCCCAGCGGGGCGGCAGCGTCACTTCCCATGTCCGCTACGGCAAAAAGGTCTACAGCCCGCTGATCCCCGATGGGCAGGTCGACGTGCTCTTCGGTTTCGAGCTGCTCGAAACCTACCGCTATCTTTCCACTCTGCGTCCCGGCGGGGCGGTGGTGGTCAACGATCTGAAAATCATGCCTTCGACCGTGGCCATGGGGACGGAAACCTATCCCGAGGATATCCCCGGGAAGATCCGCGCCATCTGTCCCGAAGCCAAGATCGTCGACGGCCTCGATCTGGCCCTGAAGGCCGGGAACATCCGTACTGTCAACACCGTCCTTCTCGGCGCTCTGTCGCAACGGATGGAGATCGCTGAAGAGCTGTGGCTGGCGGGTTTGCGGAAGATGGTTCCGGAGAGGTTCCTGCAGGAAAATCTCGCGGCGTTCCAGTTGGGGCGTCAGGCCTGA
- the iorA gene encoding indolepyruvate ferredoxin oxidoreductase subunit alpha: MSQAILSGNEAFARGAFEAGVRVASAYPGTPSTEILENIAQYQEIDSSWAPNEKVSLEVAIGASFGGARTMVAMKHVGLNVAADPFMTMSYIGVRGGLVVVVCDDPEMHSSQNEQDSRHYARLGKAPMLEPADSAEALAFTRLAFELSEQFDTPVLLRSNTRISHGKSIVALGERVTGLPEAKIERNPGKFVMLPGNARKRHPVVEQRLLDLKAWGCDHEINRIEEGEGEIGVITAGISYQYAKEVLPKAHILKLGMVYPLPEQLIRDFAARCKILYVIEELDPFIEEQVKAMGIEVKGKEIFPICGEFSPSRVAAALGMPQPQGVEVASEPLPNRPPNMCPGCSHRGVFFALKRLGAFVTGDIGCYTLGALPPLSAMDTCVCMGAGISNATGVAKALGEAERSKVVGVMGDSTFLHSGITSLMDMAYSNTPATAIILDNRITAMTGRQDNPGSGHTLAGIEAIPVNLEAICRAVGIRHVQIVDPYDLARTQQVIDEEMRRPEPSVVIARRSCMLDRHGRGVRSTPLFVKADACTACKACVRIGCPAIEWQAGEEGGKGCAHVNQALCVGCGLCRQVCKFDAFGVGHES; this comes from the coding sequence ATGTCACAGGCTATTCTGTCCGGCAATGAAGCCTTCGCCCGCGGCGCTTTCGAGGCTGGTGTGCGTGTTGCTTCGGCCTATCCCGGCACGCCAAGCACCGAAATTCTGGAAAATATCGCCCAGTACCAGGAAATCGATTCCAGTTGGGCGCCCAACGAGAAAGTCAGTCTTGAAGTCGCCATCGGCGCCAGCTTCGGCGGCGCTCGCACCATGGTGGCGATGAAACATGTCGGCCTCAACGTCGCCGCCGATCCCTTCATGACCATGTCCTACATCGGTGTGCGCGGCGGACTGGTGGTGGTGGTCTGTGACGACCCGGAAATGCACTCGTCGCAGAATGAGCAAGACAGCCGCCATTACGCCCGTCTGGGTAAGGCGCCGATGCTCGAACCGGCCGACAGCGCCGAGGCCCTGGCCTTCACCCGTTTGGCTTTCGAGTTGAGCGAGCAGTTCGACACCCCGGTGCTGCTGCGTTCCAATACCCGCATCTCCCACGGCAAATCGATCGTCGCCCTGGGCGAGCGGGTCACCGGTCTGCCCGAAGCGAAAATCGAGCGTAATCCCGGCAAGTTCGTCATGCTCCCGGGTAACGCCCGCAAGCGTCATCCGGTGGTGGAACAGCGCCTGCTCGATCTGAAAGCCTGGGGTTGCGACCACGAAATCAACCGTATCGAGGAAGGGGAGGGGGAGATCGGCGTCATCACCGCCGGCATCTCCTACCAATACGCCAAGGAAGTGCTGCCCAAGGCGCATATCCTCAAGCTCGGCATGGTCTATCCTCTGCCCGAGCAGTTGATTCGCGACTTTGCCGCCCGCTGCAAGATCCTCTATGTCATCGAGGAGCTCGACCCCTTCATCGAAGAGCAGGTCAAGGCGATGGGGATTGAGGTCAAGGGGAAGGAGATTTTCCCCATCTGTGGCGAATTCTCCCCCAGTCGCGTTGCCGCCGCTTTGGGCATGCCCCAGCCACAGGGGGTCGAGGTAGCGTCGGAACCGCTACCGAATCGGCCGCCGAATATGTGCCCCGGTTGTTCTCATCGTGGGGTCTTTTTTGCGCTGAAACGCCTTGGCGCCTTTGTCACCGGTGATATCGGCTGCTATACCCTGGGCGCGCTGCCGCCCCTGTCGGCCATGGATACCTGCGTCTGCATGGGCGCCGGCATCAGTAACGCCACCGGCGTCGCCAAGGCTCTGGGCGAGGCGGAACGGTCCAAGGTGGTTGGGGTCATGGGCGACTCGACCTTTCTCCATTCGGGCATCACCAGCCTGATGGACATGGCCTACAGCAACACCCCGGCCACGGCCATCATCCTCGACAACCGCATCACCGCCATGACCGGTCGCCAGGACAATCCCGGTTCGGGCCACACCCTCGCCGGAATCGAAGCGATTCCCGTCAACCTCGAGGCGATCTGCCGCGCCGTCGGCATCCGCCATGTCCAGATCGTCGATCCCTACGATCTCGCCCGTACCCAGCAGGTTATCGACGAAGAGATGCGCCGTCCGGAACCGTCGGTGGTCATCGCCCGCCGTTCCTGCATGCTCGACCGCCATGGACGCGGGGTGCGGAGCACGCCGCTTTTCGTCAAGGCGGACGCCTGCACCGCCTGCAAGGCCTGCGTGAGGATCGGCTGTCCTGCCATCGAATGGCAGGCGGGAGAAGAAGGCGGCAAGGGCTGCGCTCATGTCAACCAGGCACTCTGCGTCGGCTGTGGTCTCTGTCGGCAGGTCTGTAAATTCGATGCTTTTGGAGTCGGTCATGAGTCCTGA
- a CDS encoding Ppx/GppA phosphatase family protein, which translates to MLGAIDIGTNTVRMLLAEVGPEGLAPVRYERSITRLGGGFCPVKGLAPDARDRTLCALRAMKACLDAHNVPRLRAVGTQALRLAANGADFVHAIRQELGIAIEIISGDEEARLSALGVREALHPRPPSSLIFDIGGGSTEFILLEGEERRFVRSYPLGVVRLAESSENPDEVIDGILDRLEGDLREAGIELVDTTALVGTAGTVTTIAALDLEMTDYDWRRVNNHRVSRGRVEDFLHRLRPMSVAEREALPGMEKGRGDLIVPGLSIVSGLLHRFDNQEIIVSDFGLLEGIVVDLAHASVN; encoded by the coding sequence CGCAGCATAACCCGCCTTGGCGGCGGATTTTGCCCCGTGAAGGGTCTGGCTCCCGATGCCCGGGATCGGACCCTTTGCGCGTTGCGCGCCATGAAAGCGTGTCTGGATGCACACAACGTCCCCCGGTTGCGGGCGGTCGGCACTCAGGCCCTGCGTCTGGCGGCGAACGGCGCGGATTTCGTGCACGCCATCCGGCAGGAACTGGGCATCGCCATCGAAATCATCAGCGGCGACGAGGAGGCTCGCCTCAGCGCCCTCGGCGTCCGCGAAGCGCTGCATCCCCGGCCGCCGTCCTCTCTGATTTTCGACATCGGCGGCGGCAGCACCGAGTTTATCCTGCTCGAAGGAGAGGAGCGCCGGTTCGTCCGCAGCTATCCCCTGGGCGTGGTTCGTCTGGCCGAATCGTCAGAGAACCCGGATGAGGTCATCGACGGCATACTTGACCGCCTGGAAGGGGATCTGCGCGAAGCCGGGATCGAACTCGTCGACACCACCGCGCTGGTCGGCACCGCCGGCACCGTCACCACCATCGCCGCCCTCGACCTGGAAATGACCGATTACGATTGGCGGCGAGTGAACAACCACCGGGTTTCCCGGGGACGGGTCGAGGATTTTCTTCACCGCCTGCGGCCCATGTCCGTGGCAGAACGGGAAGCTCTTCCAGGGATGGAAAAAGGGCGCGGCGATCTTATCGTTCCGGGTCTTTCGATCGTCTCCGGTCTTCTTCACAGATTCGACAACCAGGAAATTATCGTCAGTGATTTCGGGCTTTTGGAAGGAATTGTTGTGGATCTGGCGCATGCTTCCGTAAATTGA